The following proteins are encoded in a genomic region of Chryseobacterium cucumeris:
- a CDS encoding nucleoid-associated protein, with protein sequence MFSKIIVHRVGNKINGDSLTLSQEELKLEEGMAEMLEDYFLGSFKSEETFHFYSDTYLVNNPVYSAVSEIFDDKSKFIWESENIAKHLFEAAENPRVQSGELFIVLFEDESDRPDRVDKIGIFKTEKRESFLKINPAEETFDIEKDQGIGLSKIDKAALIYNNNKETGYVLSVVDNNKNGDMYYWFEDFLKVKQRDDEYFHTQEALMVYKDYITKQLPQEFEVSKADQADFLNKSINFFKEKEEFKLDEFASEVLGDEHVIESFVNFKTDYEQDMQVNIAEEFPISEAAVKKTQRHFKSIIKLDKNFHIYIHGDRQKIEMGEDDKGKYYRLYFEKEV encoded by the coding sequence ATGTTTTCAAAAATAATAGTACACAGAGTCGGAAATAAGATCAACGGAGATTCGCTGACACTTTCCCAGGAGGAATTGAAGCTGGAAGAAGGAATGGCAGAAATGCTTGAAGACTACTTTTTAGGTTCTTTTAAATCGGAAGAAACCTTCCATTTTTACAGTGACACCTATCTGGTGAATAATCCGGTGTACAGTGCCGTATCTGAAATTTTTGATGATAAATCCAAGTTTATCTGGGAATCTGAGAATATTGCCAAACATCTTTTCGAAGCGGCAGAAAATCCGAGAGTTCAGAGTGGAGAGCTTTTTATCGTACTTTTTGAAGATGAAAGCGACCGTCCGGACAGAGTGGATAAAATCGGGATTTTTAAAACGGAGAAGAGAGAATCTTTCCTGAAAATCAATCCTGCAGAAGAAACATTTGATATTGAAAAAGATCAGGGAATCGGTTTGTCTAAAATTGATAAGGCTGCTTTGATTTACAACAACAATAAAGAAACAGGGTATGTACTTTCCGTAGTTGACAACAACAAAAACGGGGATATGTATTACTGGTTTGAAGATTTCCTGAAAGTAAAACAGCGTGATGATGAATATTTCCACACGCAGGAAGCTTTGATGGTATATAAAGATTATATCACCAAACAGCTTCCCCAGGAATTTGAAGTTTCCAAAGCAGACCAGGCAGATTTCCTGAACAAGTCTATCAATTTCTTCAAAGAAAAAGAAGAATTCAAGCTGGATGAATTTGCCAGTGAAGTCTTGGGAGATGAGCATGTGATTGAAAGTTTCGTGAACTTTAAAACAGACTACGAACAGGACATGCAGGTGAATATTGCTGAAGAGTTCCCGATCAGTGAAGCGGCGGTAAAAAAGACTCAGAGACACTTTAAAAGTATTATTAAATTAGATAAAAACTTCCATATCTACATCCACGGAGACCGACAGAAAATTGAAATGGGTGAGGATGATAAAGGAAAATATTACAGACTTTATTTCGAAAAAGAGGTATAA
- a CDS encoding bacteriocin-like protein: MKQLKKLTREDLKTVKAGQVWYAETSCGVKATTTQDWTAEQANAWIDALEANYCKPASHYGPSNNLA, encoded by the coding sequence ATGAAACAATTAAAAAAATTGACTCGTGAAGATCTTAAAACTGTAAAGGCAGGCCAAGTTTGGTATGCTGAAACTTCATGTGGAGTAAAAGCTACAACTACTCAAGATTGGACCGCTGAGCAAGCAAATGCTTGGATTGATGCTCTTGAAGCAAATTATTGTAAGCCAGCTTCTCATTATGGACCTAGTAATAATCTAGCCTAA
- a CDS encoding heparan-alpha-glucosaminide N-acetyltransferase domain-containing protein — MKLQNKRILTLDVIKGISVIGMIIIHTLLVYANVKSQYETAVGSFIVFLGRGTSIFLICMGITFMTSSHQSLKSALKRGALLIFAGLFMNFMKFMIPVIFNFAPDNFIQKYGWGAPIEQQYVYLVQLGDILQLAGMSLLFVGFIRAYVKNKYIILAIGLFVALVSREVSGINLDYPVINYVLDLLFNTDYPAYVYFPVFPWMAFIIIGMFFGKWFQELNYNTQQIFRNMLYAGLLFIAIGAPLVFLYGDYHYNGFYHMGPGGVLYFAGWTLLFLWLINTFMANAKENGFIRVLKYCSKNLTSMYMIQWILISWGKGIFGYRQHEIGYVCMLIPLYIILTFSVQTMVDVIRKKKTLIDFILISPDETVLK, encoded by the coding sequence ATGAAACTACAAAACAAAAGAATCCTTACTCTGGATGTAATAAAAGGTATAAGTGTCATCGGAATGATCATTATACATACCTTATTGGTGTATGCCAATGTAAAATCACAATATGAAACAGCTGTCGGCAGTTTTATTGTTTTTCTTGGAAGGGGAACTTCTATTTTCCTGATCTGTATGGGAATTACTTTCATGACTTCCAGTCATCAAAGTCTTAAAAGTGCTTTAAAACGGGGTGCTTTACTAATATTTGCAGGGTTGTTCATGAACTTTATGAAGTTTATGATTCCTGTCATTTTTAATTTTGCTCCCGATAATTTTATCCAAAAATATGGCTGGGGCGCACCTATAGAACAGCAGTATGTATATCTGGTACAGCTGGGTGATATTTTACAGCTGGCTGGGATGTCTTTATTATTTGTTGGATTTATCAGGGCGTATGTGAAAAATAAATATATCATTCTGGCAATAGGTTTATTCGTTGCGCTGGTATCCAGGGAAGTAAGCGGAATTAACCTGGATTATCCTGTGATCAATTATGTTCTGGATCTCCTTTTCAATACCGATTATCCGGCATATGTCTATTTCCCTGTTTTTCCATGGATGGCCTTTATCATCATCGGAATGTTTTTCGGGAAATGGTTTCAGGAGCTGAACTACAATACCCAACAGATATTTAGAAATATGCTGTATGCCGGACTGTTATTTATTGCCATAGGAGCACCGCTGGTCTTTCTGTATGGTGATTATCATTACAATGGTTTTTATCATATGGGCCCCGGAGGTGTTCTTTATTTTGCAGGCTGGACACTACTGTTTTTATGGCTGATTAATACGTTTATGGCAAACGCCAAAGAAAATGGTTTTATACGTGTTCTCAAATATTGCAGTAAAAACCTGACCTCAATGTACATGATTCAATGGATATTAATCTCGTGGGGAAAAGGAATTTTCGGATATCGGCAACATGAAATTGGATACGTGTGTATGCTGATCCCGTTGTATATTATTCTCACTTTTTCAGTACAGACTATGGTGGATGTCATAAGAAAGAAAAAAACGTTAATTGACTTCATACTGATATCACCTGATGAAACAGTTTTAAAATAA
- a CDS encoding GLPGLI family protein, translating into MKPLFRIFLLFLCFNYVKGQEKKDYSEIEVKYKYNFVQDTLDKLSTINEPMVLLTNGKKSIYYSENYKAAVDGFGKKLEDAMKTGNIVDPGSLPKSKVKHNVYKDENKTYISNYLGRNYYTYESPDKLDWQIDNKSTSTIGGYKCNKAVVSVGGKKFIAWFTYDIPISDGPYKFRGLPGLILKINELNNYIGFELISINKTSLPIEQKKGLIVSKDQFITKRKEYMNDPYQGKINNPEYRKMIEDNKRKYNNSLE; encoded by the coding sequence ATGAAACCACTTTTTAGAATTTTTTTGTTATTTCTTTGTTTTAACTATGTGAAAGGTCAAGAAAAAAAAGATTATTCGGAAATCGAAGTAAAGTATAAATATAATTTTGTACAAGATACTTTGGATAAATTATCTACAATTAATGAGCCTATGGTATTACTCACTAATGGCAAAAAATCTATATATTATAGTGAAAATTATAAGGCTGCAGTGGATGGTTTTGGGAAAAAACTGGAAGACGCAATGAAGACCGGAAATATTGTTGATCCCGGCTCTCTTCCGAAATCTAAGGTAAAGCATAATGTATATAAGGATGAAAACAAAACCTATATATCAAATTATTTAGGGAGAAATTATTACACCTATGAGAGTCCTGATAAACTTGACTGGCAAATTGATAATAAAAGCACTTCTACTATTGGCGGCTATAAATGTAATAAAGCAGTTGTAAGTGTAGGAGGAAAAAAGTTTATAGCTTGGTTTACTTATGATATTCCAATAAGTGATGGTCCATACAAATTTAGAGGACTTCCTGGATTAATATTAAAGATCAATGAGTTGAATAATTATATAGGTTTTGAACTTATATCAATAAATAAAACGAGTTTACCCATTGAGCAAAAAAAAGGGTTAATTGTATCCAAAGATCAATTTATTACAAAGAGAAAAGAATATATGAATGACCCGTATCAAGGTAAAATTAATAACCCGGAGTATAGAAAAATGATTGAGGACAATAAAAGGAAGTATAACAATTCTTTAGAATAA
- a CDS encoding BPSS1187 family protein codes for MEKKTSLSTMILFIVLFLASLSANLKAQKVNPAIDFSGYKKIQVKPSEADPSVKNWDSAHIVFYDKAIKNNKVLLWLTGTKGSTVHVPQSFLKTALEQGYRVIALSFISTPGVSQVCKGDYLNQNIDCAAEFRRKRIYGDNTFLPIPDQYQDAIIPRLTELLQYLSKNDKEGVWSQYLDHNTGKPVWSKIAIAGQSQGGGMAEFIAQHESVARIISFSGGWDYSNSKTKKIAGWYSQKLVTSPQNVFATYHVKEVASTELAEICKTLHIPAENVFALDQPIVQNTNMRTPPNPYHVEGIKNPVYQPIWIKMLGSGL; via the coding sequence ATGGAAAAAAAGACCTCATTATCCACCATGATACTGTTTATTGTGTTATTTTTGGCAAGTTTGTCCGCAAATCTGAAAGCACAAAAGGTAAATCCTGCTATTGATTTTTCCGGATATAAAAAGATTCAGGTGAAACCCAGTGAAGCTGATCCTTCGGTAAAGAACTGGGACAGTGCACATATTGTATTTTATGATAAGGCCATTAAGAATAATAAAGTACTGCTATGGCTCACAGGGACTAAAGGATCAACTGTTCATGTTCCCCAAAGTTTTTTAAAAACAGCATTGGAGCAGGGATATAGGGTTATAGCACTTTCTTTTATAAGTACCCCTGGAGTTTCGCAGGTGTGTAAAGGAGATTATTTGAATCAAAATATTGACTGTGCTGCAGAATTCCGTAGAAAACGTATTTATGGTGATAATACTTTCCTGCCTATTCCGGATCAGTATCAGGATGCCATAATACCTCGCCTGACAGAACTTTTACAGTATTTGTCAAAAAATGATAAAGAGGGTGTATGGTCTCAGTATCTTGATCACAACACAGGTAAACCTGTCTGGAGCAAAATCGCTATAGCCGGTCAGTCTCAGGGGGGAGGAATGGCTGAATTTATTGCCCAGCATGAGTCTGTAGCCAGGATCATCAGCTTTTCAGGGGGGTGGGATTACAGTAATTCCAAAACGAAAAAAATCGCAGGGTGGTACTCCCAAAAATTAGTAACATCACCTCAAAATGTTTTTGCAACTTATCATGTAAAAGAGGTTGCTTCAACAGAGCTAGCGGAAATTTGTAAAACACTCCATATCCCAGCAGAGAATGTTTTTGCATTAGATCAGCCTATTGTTCAAAACACAAATATGCGTACTCCTCCTAATCCCTATCATGTGGAAGGAATTAAAAATCCTGTGTATCAACCTATCTGGATAAAAATGCTTGGTTCGGGGCTATGA
- a CDS encoding helix-turn-helix domain-containing protein, producing MIKIRKYSNHAGYPEPRRVIRYTLFWCQSGNAEILIDENIFMMKTGQVVTITSGQFHQLKSVEGELTALEFTLDFFCKSDSDIELIFHNGLFCHFGMNEMITVQHPEFFSETLNTIEKEIQQQPYQYLISTHSLVELLLVEINRSKIAHGDEIWKPDALFLKFLETVRANFKNNYQVSHFADLLGTTEAKLNEVSKLHTNKTAQNVIYSLIISEAKRLLLYEKLTVKEIAYQLGFNDPFYFSNFFKKHTSQSPKEYQKVVKEI from the coding sequence ATGATTAAAATAAGAAAATACTCCAACCATGCAGGATATCCTGAACCGCGACGGGTCATCAGATACACCTTATTCTGGTGCCAGTCCGGAAATGCAGAAATTCTGATTGACGAAAATATTTTTATGATGAAAACCGGTCAGGTTGTAACCATTACTTCAGGACAATTCCATCAGTTAAAATCAGTGGAAGGAGAATTGACTGCATTGGAATTTACGCTGGATTTTTTCTGTAAAAGTGATAGTGATATTGAACTTATCTTCCACAATGGTCTCTTCTGTCATTTTGGAATGAATGAAATGATCACTGTACAGCACCCTGAATTTTTCTCTGAAACATTGAACACTATTGAAAAAGAAATTCAGCAACAGCCTTACCAGTATCTGATCTCTACACATTCTCTGGTGGAATTGCTTCTGGTAGAAATCAACCGCAGTAAAATTGCCCACGGCGATGAAATATGGAAACCCGATGCTTTATTTTTAAAGTTCCTTGAAACTGTAAGGGCAAATTTTAAAAATAATTATCAGGTCTCTCATTTTGCTGATCTTCTCGGAACCACTGAAGCCAAACTGAATGAGGTTTCAAAACTTCATACCAACAAAACGGCCCAGAATGTGATCTACAGCCTCATTATTTCTGAAGCTAAGAGACTTTTATTATATGAAAAGCTGACTGTAAAGGAAATTGCCTACCAACTTGGCTTCAATGATCCTTTCTATTTTTCAAATTTCTTTAAAAAACATACTTCACAGTCTCCCAAAGAGTATCAGAAAGTGGTAAAGGAAATTTAA
- a CDS encoding cupin domain-containing protein has protein sequence MNTNIHDYIVKTEQKEWQPLIEKGIHYQGIFVKSLKFDPEKKRSTSILLKFEPGASYPYHNHPAGEELFILEGDATIAGARLEKGDYLYTPPDFKHSVKSEHGCTILFVVPEEVEILS, from the coding sequence ATGAACACCAACATCCACGATTACATCGTAAAAACAGAACAGAAAGAATGGCAGCCTTTGATTGAAAAAGGAATTCATTATCAAGGTATTTTTGTAAAATCCTTAAAATTTGATCCTGAAAAAAAACGTTCTACCAGTATTCTTTTAAAATTTGAACCAGGAGCCAGCTATCCTTATCATAACCATCCTGCAGGAGAGGAATTATTTATACTGGAAGGTGATGCAACTATTGCAGGAGCCCGGCTTGAAAAAGGAGATTATCTATATACTCCGCCTGATTTCAAACATTCCGTGAAATCTGAACATGGCTGTACCATTCTTTTTGTTGTACCGGAAGAAGTGGAAATTCTTAGCTGA
- a CDS encoding DoxX protein, with the protein MKTQQDTAVFLLRIALAAGFLSAVASRLNLWGAQSSGWKNFVHYTAETNSFLPPSWAPSIALFSTAAEVSIGFMLLLGFQIKRTARYASVLTLFFAIAMSISFGIKEPLDYSVFAFSAGAFLLSTFSHYKWSFDHFLHQ; encoded by the coding sequence ATGAAAACGCAACAGGATACCGCCGTTTTTTTATTAAGAATTGCTCTGGCTGCCGGATTTTTATCAGCAGTAGCAAGCAGGCTGAATCTTTGGGGGGCTCAATCTTCAGGCTGGAAAAATTTTGTTCATTATACCGCTGAAACCAATTCATTTTTACCACCATCGTGGGCACCTTCTATTGCCCTATTTTCAACGGCAGCTGAAGTTTCAATAGGCTTTATGCTTCTTCTGGGTTTTCAGATAAAAAGAACAGCAAGGTACGCCTCTGTGCTCACTTTATTTTTTGCCATAGCCATGAGCATTTCTTTTGGAATTAAAGAACCTCTGGACTATTCAGTCTTCGCATTCAGTGCAGGGGCATTTCTTCTGAGTACATTTTCCCATTATAAATGGAGTTTTGATCATTTCTTACATCAATAA
- a CDS encoding aspartate/glutamate racemase family protein, which yields MNNYNQSSSGYPLHHPTLRKLGLVGGLSWHSTLEYYMYLNQTINDYFGNNTNPPLVLVNLDQYSMHQLQKSDHWDIIAAMLIEACDQLYKAGATAAMFCANTPHKVYHEVQRHSMIPILHIGDAIGTAVRKKGLRKVGLIGTVFTMEEPFIEKILKDKYDIDIMVPDQKKDREKLHTIIQKELSLGILKPETKKYILDQIVILETMGAEGIILGCTEFPIIIGENDLEIPVFNTTLLHAQMGVDFILRTDF from the coding sequence ATGAATAATTATAATCAAAGTTCTTCAGGTTATCCTCTGCACCATCCCACCTTACGGAAATTAGGTCTTGTCGGAGGTCTTTCCTGGCATTCAACGCTGGAATATTACATGTACCTGAACCAAACCATCAATGATTATTTCGGTAATAATACAAATCCTCCTCTTGTATTAGTAAATCTTGATCAGTATTCTATGCATCAGTTGCAAAAGTCGGATCATTGGGATATAATTGCAGCAATGCTGATTGAAGCCTGCGATCAATTATATAAAGCCGGAGCCACTGCAGCCATGTTTTGTGCTAATACACCCCATAAAGTGTATCATGAAGTGCAACGGCATAGCATGATTCCCATATTGCATATCGGAGATGCGATAGGTACTGCAGTCCGCAAGAAAGGGCTTCGTAAAGTTGGGCTTATTGGGACAGTATTTACCATGGAGGAACCATTTATTGAGAAAATCCTAAAAGATAAATATGATATTGATATAATGGTACCCGACCAAAAGAAAGACAGGGAAAAACTTCATACCATTATACAAAAAGAACTGTCTCTTGGTATTTTAAAGCCTGAAACAAAAAAATATATACTGGATCAGATTGTAATCCTGGAAACGATGGGTGCTGAAGGTATCATATTGGGATGTACAGAATTTCCGATTATTATCGGGGAAAATGATCTGGAGATTCCGGTATTCAACACCACATTGCTGCACGCCCAAATGGGAGTAGATTTTATTCTGAGAACTGATTTTTAA